Proteins from one Xenorhabdus griffiniae genomic window:
- the tagH gene encoding type VI secretion system-associated FHA domain protein TagH has translation MRFTIVNHSGSNSPPQLSYDFSPPGGTIGRSTENSWYLPDDGQAIARLQAIVSISADGECQINNQGSASEVLLNMIPLAPNRQVEIRDGDILNIGNYQIQVIDIKKNPLQHGLNAEHSLTTSEIWDDLEHILTFADTSTSSDSSQAKPEINDNNPLVTSQYDKERNPIDPLAEIEPTIDFDALQLRATDPIAMFSAGTTFQQENILDDHTPTTLLSHDESNQDDDKQKIDPLALFSDKHTKATQATKNDELLNQILDNAIPLNAVDDATIATSQLFSQPSSKLFEEKEQNAHQNQDNNVKNSVKLEGKLLAALLEGMGLKEINLQFDEQKMYQLGRFVSQLTQGIVTLNTLRTQLKHETNAAIPQPQSNANNPFKLLPSGQSILVLMLCHHVPGFMPLELATRDILIELQAHQLGMIAGMRAITTHILHLFHPATLERKAQKNNELPLFSLSLANNKASMWEYLIKHYQETEKAFKQDPFLFGEKFLQAYEAEVNRYKNSQYNGNGNGE, from the coding sequence ATGAGATTCACCATTGTTAATCACTCTGGCTCAAATTCCCCCCCACAACTGAGTTACGATTTTTCTCCTCCTGGCGGCACAATCGGTCGCAGTACAGAAAATAGCTGGTATTTGCCCGATGACGGACAAGCAATTGCCAGATTGCAGGCCATTGTGTCTATTTCTGCTGACGGAGAATGCCAGATAAATAATCAAGGCTCTGCCTCTGAGGTTTTATTGAACATGATCCCCCTGGCGCCCAATCGCCAGGTTGAAATTCGTGATGGTGATATACTGAATATTGGCAATTATCAGATCCAAGTGATTGATATCAAAAAGAATCCATTACAACACGGGCTCAATGCCGAGCACTCGTTAACTACCAGTGAAATCTGGGACGATCTTGAGCATATTTTAACCTTCGCCGATACCTCAACTTCTTCTGATTCGTCCCAAGCTAAACCAGAAATAAACGACAATAACCCTCTGGTAACAAGCCAATATGATAAAGAACGCAATCCAATTGATCCATTGGCAGAAATTGAGCCAACAATCGATTTTGACGCCCTCCAATTGCGCGCAACAGATCCGATCGCCATGTTCAGTGCAGGTACTACTTTTCAACAAGAAAACATCTTGGATGACCACACACCTACTACGTTATTGTCACATGATGAGAGTAATCAAGATGATGATAAACAGAAGATTGATCCACTGGCACTGTTTTCCGACAAACACACTAAGGCTACACAAGCAACCAAAAATGATGAGCTGTTGAATCAAATATTGGACAACGCCATACCATTGAATGCAGTCGATGACGCGACTATTGCAACATCTCAACTTTTTTCTCAGCCATCATCCAAATTATTTGAAGAAAAAGAGCAAAATGCACACCAAAATCAAGACAATAACGTCAAAAATAGCGTCAAATTGGAAGGAAAATTACTGGCGGCGTTATTAGAGGGTATGGGGCTGAAAGAGATCAACCTGCAATTTGATGAACAAAAGATGTATCAATTAGGACGATTCGTCAGTCAGTTAACTCAGGGTATCGTTACTCTCAACACCTTACGTACCCAACTGAAACACGAAACAAACGCAGCCATACCTCAACCTCAGTCTAACGCCAATAACCCATTTAAACTTCTGCCTTCTGGTCAGTCTATTTTGGTGCTGATGCTTTGTCATCATGTACCAGGGTTTATGCCACTTGAACTGGCAACCCGTGACATTTTGATCGAGTTGCAAGCACACCAATTGGGTATGATTGCGGGAATGCGTGCTATTACGACACATATATTGCATCTATTCCATCCCGCGACCCTTGAACGAAAAGCACAAAAAAACAATGAGTTGCCACTTTTTTCTTTGTCATTGGCTAACAACAAAGCCTCAATGTGGGAGTACCTCATCAAACATTACCAAGAAACAGAGAAAGCATTTAAACAAGATCCTTTCCTGTTTGGTGAAAAATTCCTACAAGCCTATGAAGCAGAAGTTAACCGATACAAAAACTCCCAATATAATGGCAATGGCAATGGCGAATAA
- a CDS encoding Hcp family type VI secretion system effector, which translates to MSTPDISTLGISTPGIDAYINFTDIKGESGDTTFKGWTAVQSFALEVMNSVNSHSQATGLGAGIVTVSGLSLDILFDKSAITLRQYLVKGTHIKEVQLKVRRQGDKQVSWYTLVLTNSLVARSSLAYGDGGFYSSILLAFQKHKESYFPQGYSSGAKGAEVSYEWDSYTNKID; encoded by the coding sequence ATGTCTACTCCGGACATATCTACTCTGGGCATATCTACTCCGGGCATTGATGCATATATTAACTTTACTGATATTAAAGGAGAATCAGGTGACACCACGTTCAAAGGTTGGACAGCTGTTCAATCGTTTGCTCTTGAAGTAATGAACAGTGTTAATTCTCATTCTCAAGCTACTGGACTCGGTGCAGGTATCGTGACGGTTTCCGGTTTATCTTTGGATATTTTATTTGACAAGTCTGCCATAACCTTGCGCCAATACCTCGTTAAAGGGACTCATATCAAGGAAGTGCAACTTAAAGTACGTAGACAAGGAGATAAACAAGTGTCTTGGTATACATTGGTTTTGACAAACTCTTTAGTCGCGAGATCCAGCCTGGCATACGGGGATGGTGGTTTTTATTCTTCTATCCTCCTCGCCTTCCAAAAACATAAAGAAAGCTATTTCCCTCAAGGGTATAGCTCAGGCGCTAAAGGTGCTGAAGTCAGCTATGAATGGGATTCATACACCAATAAAATCGATTAA
- the tssB gene encoding type VI secretion system contractile sheath small subunit encodes MKSSGQKFIARNRPPRVQIEYDVELYGSEKAIQLPFVMGVMADLAGKPVEALPDINDRKFLEIDIDNFDERMGSIKPRAAFQVENTLTGEDKLNVDLTFETMEDFQPDAIAKKVEPLAQLLEARTQLANLLSYMDGKNGAEKLIAEILQNPALLKSLAEAPNLTESAPAEGNEDKE; translated from the coding sequence ATGAAATCCAGTGGACAAAAATTTATCGCACGGAATCGTCCTCCTCGTGTACAGATTGAATATGATGTCGAGCTTTACGGTTCGGAGAAAGCAATTCAATTACCCTTTGTTATGGGAGTTATGGCTGATTTAGCAGGAAAACCGGTAGAAGCCTTGCCAGACATTAATGATCGCAAATTTTTAGAAATTGACATTGACAACTTTGATGAACGGATGGGTTCAATCAAACCGCGAGCAGCCTTTCAGGTTGAAAATACCTTGACTGGTGAGGATAAGCTGAATGTCGATTTAACATTTGAAACTATGGAAGATTTTCAACCTGATGCCATCGCCAAAAAGGTCGAGCCATTGGCGCAATTGCTGGAAGCACGCACCCAGCTGGCAAACCTGCTTTCTTATATGGACGGCAAAAATGGCGCAGAAAAACTGATTGCCGAGATATTGCAAAACCCCGCTCTGCTCAAATCCTTGGCTGAAGCACCAAATCTTACAGAGAGTGCTCCAGCAGAAGGTAATGAAGATAAGGAGTAA
- the tssC gene encoding type VI secretion system contractile sheath large subunit produces MSQIEQETQTQHTQGAKEYTPDELSTLLNKEFRPQSDHTRSAVENAVKTLAQQALENTVTISDDTYRTIQSLIAEIDTKISQQVNHILHHEEFQALEGAWRGLHYMVNNTETDEMLKIRVMCISKKELSKVLKRFKGVSWDQSPIFKKIYEAEYGQFGGEPFGCLVGDYYFDHTAPDIELLRQIAQISAAAHCPFISGVSPSVMQMESWQELANPRGLSKIFQNTEYAPWRSLRESEDVRYIGLALPRFLSRLPYGALTNPVDNFNFEENTEGPTHNNYTWANAAYAMAVNINRSFKLYGWCTSIRGVESGGVVENLPCYTFPSDDGGVDMKCPTEIAISDRREAELAKNGFIPLLHRKNTDVAAFIGAQSLQKPAEYYDPDATANANLAARLPYLFACCRFAHYLKCIVRDKIGTFHERSDMERWLNDWIINYVDGDPINSSQGTKARKPLAAAEVTVEEVEGNPGYYQAKFFLRPHYQLEGLTVSLRLVSKLPSLKGT; encoded by the coding sequence ATGAGCCAAATTGAACAAGAAACCCAGACGCAACACACTCAGGGAGCAAAAGAATATACCCCTGATGAACTAAGTACATTGCTGAATAAGGAGTTTCGTCCGCAAAGTGATCATACCCGTAGTGCCGTTGAGAATGCGGTGAAGACACTGGCACAACAGGCGTTGGAAAACACGGTCACTATTTCTGATGATACTTACCGTACTATCCAATCATTGATTGCTGAAATCGATACCAAGATATCACAACAAGTGAACCATATTCTGCATCATGAAGAATTCCAGGCCCTGGAAGGCGCTTGGCGTGGTTTGCATTATATGGTAAACAACACAGAAACCGATGAAATGCTGAAAATCCGTGTGATGTGTATTTCCAAAAAGGAGTTGAGCAAAGTATTAAAACGTTTCAAAGGTGTGAGTTGGGATCAAAGCCCCATTTTCAAAAAGATCTATGAAGCGGAATATGGTCAATTTGGTGGCGAGCCGTTTGGCTGTCTGGTGGGGGATTACTATTTCGACCATACCGCACCGGATATTGAACTTTTACGCCAGATAGCACAAATCAGTGCAGCAGCACACTGTCCATTTATTTCAGGTGTATCACCAAGTGTTATGCAAATGGAATCCTGGCAGGAATTAGCTAATCCACGGGGTCTCTCCAAGATTTTCCAAAACACCGAATATGCACCCTGGCGCAGCTTACGTGAATCAGAAGACGTGCGTTACATCGGGTTGGCACTACCGCGTTTCCTCTCCCGTCTTCCCTATGGTGCCCTCACTAATCCCGTTGATAATTTCAATTTTGAGGAGAATACAGAAGGCCCAACGCACAATAACTACACTTGGGCAAATGCCGCTTATGCTATGGCAGTCAATATTAATCGTTCTTTTAAACTGTATGGCTGGTGTACTTCTATCCGTGGTGTAGAATCCGGCGGTGTTGTAGAAAACCTGCCTTGCTACACCTTCCCTTCCGATGATGGAGGAGTAGATATGAAGTGCCCAACGGAAATCGCCATTAGCGATCGCCGTGAAGCAGAATTGGCAAAAAATGGGTTCATTCCGTTATTGCATCGCAAGAACACGGATGTTGCCGCCTTTATTGGTGCTCAATCCCTGCAAAAACCCGCAGAATACTATGATCCTGATGCAACTGCCAATGCCAACCTTGCAGCCCGTTTGCCCTACTTATTTGCCTGCTGTCGTTTTGCCCATTACCTGAAATGTATTGTGCGCGATAAGATCGGGACTTTTCATGAACGTTCAGATATGGAACGTTGGCTGAATGATTGGATTATAAATTATGTTGATGGTGATCCCATTAACTCATCACAAGGGACTAAAGCGAGAAAACCGCTAGCTGCCGCAGAAGTTACGGTGGAAGAAGTGGAAGGCAATCCAGGCTACTATCAGGCTAAATTTTTCCTGCGTCCCCACTACCAACTGGAAGGTTTGACCGTTTCCCTACGCTTAGTTTCAAAACTCCCTTCACTGAAAGGAACCTAA